Proteins encoded within one genomic window of Rhododendron vialii isolate Sample 1 chromosome 1a, ASM3025357v1:
- the LOC131333547 gene encoding uncharacterized protein LOC131333547: MEKTSSPTTTTTASSSDEGGVGMGMGSETLSRVAGIIQSSEDSNIIPPQFDSKYFHSHLIRGLLRTHRVERGRLSSLLSVKPPVMNSYGTLHGGAVASVAEIMSIACARTIVGEDKELFLGELSTTYLSAAPRNAELTVDASVIRSGRSLTIIAVEFKVKDTGNLVYTSHATFYNTPVASL; encoded by the exons ATGGAGAAAACCTCTTCCCcaactaccaccaccaccgccagcAGCTCCGATGAGGGGGGAGTGGGAATGGGAATGGGTTCAgaaactctctcaagagttgCTGGTATCATCCAAAGTTCGGAAGATTCCAACATCATCCCTCCCCAATTCGATTCTAAGTATTTCCACTCTCATCTCATCCGGGGCCTCCTAAGAACCCACCGTGTCGAGCGCGGCCGactctcctccctcctctccgTCAAGCCTCCCGTTATG AATTCTTATGGCACATTGCATGGTGGGGCTGTTGCGTCTGTGGCGGAGATTATGTCAATTGCTTGTGCCAGAACCATTGTAGGCGAAGATAAGGAGCTCTTTCTTGGAGAATTGAGTACGACGTACCTATCTGCTGCTCCCCGCAAT GCAGAATTGACGGTTGATGCATCTGTAATAAGAAGTGGAAGGAGCTTGACCATCATTGCGGTCGAGTTCAAAGTCAAAGACACAGGGAATTTAGTTTATACCTCTCATGCCACCTTCTACAACACGCCTGTGGCAAGTTTGTGA